The Idiomarina loihiensis L2TR genomic sequence GCCTATGTGGTTCTGTACCGCCTTTCGCTTCTTAAACGTCAGCTGGCAGAAGTTCGGTTTTAATTCGGTAATAAGCGGCTTAATTGTTTTAAAGTAAGGAGCTTTTCGGGCAAACATTGCAGAGAAAATCTTACGCCCAAAAGGCAGTTTTAAGCAGCGTTCGTATAAATTAATTAGGTAGTTGCCAGTTGCCAAAATCGTTACTCCAGACCTTTGTTAATAAAAACCTTGTTTCAGAATGTACTAATGTACAGACAAAAAATACAGATATAAAAAAAGCAGGCCGCAGCCTGCTTCTTATAGTTAGAGCTTAGCTTACACTATGTAAATTATAAGCTGCCAAGTGTTTCATTTAGTACTGAACATGGACGCATTGCTGCAGATACTTTATCTGTGTTTGGCTGATAGTAACCACCAATGTCCACTTTAACGCCCTGAATTTCGTTCAGCTCATTGATAATCGCCTGCTCGTTACCAGACAGTTTTTCAAACAACTTACTGAAACGTTCTTTCAGCTCGGCATCTTCGTTCTGGTTAGCCAGTGCTTCTGCCCAGTACATAGCCAGGTAGAAGTGTGAACCACGGTTATCAATTTCGCCAACTTTACGCGATGGCGATTTGTTTTCTTCCAGGAACTTAGCTGTTGCCAGATCTAAGCTGTCGGCCAACACTAAAGCACGTTTGTTATCAAAAGTACGGCTTAAGTGCTCGAGAGAAGCCGCTAACGCCAAAAATTCACCTAAAGAGTCCCAGCGTAAGTGGTTCTCTTCAACAAACTGCTGTACGTGTTTAGGCGCTGAACCGCCGGCACCGGTTTCAAACAAACCACCGCCGTTCATTAATGGAACAATTGACAGCATTTTCGCTGAGGTGCCCAGTTCCAGAATTGGGAACAAGTCAGTCAGGTAGTCACGCAATACGTTACCGGTAACAGAAATGGTGTCTTTGCCTTCTTTCACACGCTGTAACGTGTGGCGAGTCGCTTCAACCGGTGCCATAATCTGAATGTCCAGACCGTCAGTGTCGTGCTCTTTTAAGTACTCTTCCACTTTCTTAATCAATTGAGCATCGTGGGCACGGTTGCTGTCTAACCAAAATACTGCCGGCATACCGCTTAAGCGTGAACGATTAACCGCTAGCTTAACCCAGTCGCGGATAGGTGCGTCTTTCACCTGACACATGCGCCAGATATCACCTTCTTCTACTTTGTGTTCGAAAACGACATCACCGGCTTTATTGAAAACTTTCACCACTCCGTTCGCAGGAATTTCAAACGTCTTATCGTGCGAACCATACTCTTCTGCTTTTTGCGCCATTAAGCCAACGTTAGGCACTGTGCCCATAGTTGCCGGATCAAAGGCACCGTTTTCACGACAGAAGTCGATGGTTTCCTGATAAACGCCAGCATAGCTGCGATCCGGGATCATTGCTTTTGCGTCTTGCTGGCTATCGTTGGTATCCCACATTTTACCAGAATCACGGATCATCGCTGGCATAGATGCATCGATGATAATGTCACTAGGAACGTGCAGGTTAGTGATGCCTTTATGCGAGTTGACCATAGCCAGTTCAGGCTGCTTCGCGTAAACCGCGTTCATGTCTACTTCAATAGCATCGCGCTGCTCTGCTGTCAGTTTGTCCAGCTTGCTGTAAAGGTCACCAATACCGTTGCTTGGATCAAACTCAATCTCTTTCATTAAATCGGCGTGTTTTTCTAAAACATCTTTATAGAAAACACGTACCGCGTGACCAAACATGATTGGATCAGAAACTTTCATCATGGTGGCTTTCAAGTGCAATGACAGCAGCACGCCCTGCTCTTTTGCCGCTACCGTTTCTTTCTCAAAGAACGCCTGTAGTTGCTTTTTGCTCATAGTCGCCGCGTCAACTACTTCACCAGCCAATACTGGTACAGATTCTTTCAGTACTTTTTGCTCACCATTACTTTCAAAAACAATCTTGAAGGTATCTTCGCTGGCAGATGTCACAGATTTTTCGCTACCGTAGAAGTCACCTTCATTCATGTGAGCAACGTGTGATTTGGAGTCTTTAGACCACTCACCCATACGGTGCGGGTGCTTCTTAGCGTAATTCTTTACAGCGCTTGGTGCTCGACGGTCAGAGTTACCTTCACGTAATACCGGGTTGACCGCACTGCCTTTCACTTTGTCGTAACGTGAACGAACGTCTTTTTCTTCATCGGTTTGTGGGTCAAACGGGTAGTCCGGCAGTTTGTAGCCCTGGTTTTGCAGTTCTTTGATGCAGGCCGTCATCTGCGGAATAGACGCGCTGATGTTTGGCAGCTTAATAATATTGGCTTCTGCGGTTTTCGCCATTTCGCCCAGTTCAGCTAAAGCATCTGACTGACGTTGTTCTTCGGTCAGGTACTCCGGAAACTGCGAAATAATACGACCAGCCAAAGAAATATCACGAGTCTCAACTGAAACACCTGCAGCTTTAGTAAATGCTTCAATAAAAGGCAGAAACGAATAGGTTGCAAGACGTGGCGCCTCATCCGTTTCAGTATAAATAATCTTTGCTTTATCAGTCGACATAGTCATTCCTATTTATTGGACCAAAGTAAAAATTGCTTCATTTACTTACATAGTTTTGTGGCGCAGATTATAGAGGATCTGCCCTTTAATTACCATTCGCCAATGTTTTCCATGGATGTCCACGGCTCTTCCGGCGGCAAGCTATCACCCTTCTGTAATAGCTCAATGGAGATATTGTCCGGTGAACGTACAAACGCCATATGACCGTCTCTCGGTGGCCGGTTGATAATGACACCGTTATCCATCAGCTTTTGGCAAAGCTCGTAAATATTCTCAACCCGAAAGGCTAAATGGCCAAAATTACGGCCGCCGCGGTAAGTTTGTGGGTCCCAGTTATAGGTAAGCTCCAGCATGGGAGCCTGATCTTTCTTCGCTCTTTCAATATCGTCTGGTGCTGCTAAAAAAACCAGGGTGAAACGCCCTTTTTCCACGTCCTTGCGGCTGACTTCCTTCAAGCCGAGTAAATCACAATAGAAATTTAAAGATTGTTCCAAATCATGTACACGTACCATCGTATGTAAATATTGCACCGCTAATCTCCTATTTTTTCAATTAGAGCTTTTGCACCACGCTCATCTATCCCTTCACAGTACGGCTAAGACACCTGCAATGGTTCATAACTATCAAATAGGTGAAGAGCTTAGATAAACTGGTTGGTCAGCTTCTTTCGTTCACGCCAGTCCGGGAGAAATTCATCCATCAAGGCGTAGAAGCGCACGTTGTGATAACGCTCAAACAGGTGTGTAAGTTCGTGAACTAGCACGTACTCCAGGCATTCGGCCGGTTTTTTAACCAGTTCTAAATTTAGCCATATCTTTTTACTGCGTATGTTGCAGCTACCCCAACGGGTTTTCATTGCCCTGATGCCAAAGCTATTACTATATGCTCCCATTCGCGGCTGCCAGATATCCAGTAAAGCTTCAACTTCCCGTGTAATTTGCTCACGATACCAGCGATCCATAATCTTTTTACGTTGATCAGCATTGTAATGTGGCAGAGAAACCAGTTGTAACTGCTCACCCTCACATTTCACTGAGGCTCCGCGCTTTTTAACTGCAACATCCAGTGTGTGACTTTTACCCCAAAGCTTGTGTTCCTCTCCTGATACAAACTGAAGTTCTGGTGGACTTGGCTGCATAGCAACTCTTTCACGTTGCTTTATCAGCCAATCGTGACGTTCAAACAGCCAGCGTTCAATTTCATTTAGCGAACACTGTCGGGGCGCAGATACTTCAACATCACCTGAAGGCGCACGCACCCTTAAATACATATTTTTTATGCGCTTACTTTTAACCGTAACAGGAATATCGTTAATAAGAAGTTTTGCGCTGTATAGGCTTTTACTTTCTTTCGACATCTTGCTGAGCCACTATCAGTTGTTTTAATTCGCGAATTTCCTGTTGCAGATCGCTTATAGTAGGTTCTTTGTCCACGAAGCCCTCACCCAAGCCGTCCTCAGTAAGTTCAATTTTCCGGCTCTCTTTATCCATGACGTTAATCACAATACCAATAACCATATTCAAGAACGCAAAAGCCGTCAGGAAAATAAATGTCATATAGTAAATCCAGCTCCAGCCATACACTTCCATGGTTTCGTACTGAATGTCAGTCCAGTCCTCAAAAGTCATCACCCTGAACAGCGTGAGCATTGAAGTGGCAATGTTGTCCCATAGAAACGGATTAATATCGGCAAATAAATAACTGCCTACCGCTGCATAAATATAGAAGATAATAAACATCAACAGGACGACATATCCCATCTGCGGAAGCGCTTTGAGCAAGGAGTTTATTAAGGTTCGCAGCTCCGGAATAATTGATATCATCCTCAGTACCCGAAATATCCGAACCAACCGCGCCAGCAGAGCCAGTTCAGAATCATTTATAGGTATGAGACTCATGATTACAACCAGAGTATCAAACACATTCCAACCGTCTTTGAAAAACGCTTTCTTATTGTCTTCCGCGATGAAGCGAATGCTAATCTCAATTAAGAAGAACAGCGTGATAAAGAGATCTAAACCGTACGTCAGGCTATTAGCAAAAGCAGGTAACTCATAGGTTTTCGCGCCAATCTCTAATGCCGAAATAATGATAACGGCAACCACCAACGCTTCAAAAGCTTTGTTACTTTTAAGCTGAAATAACTGTTTTTTTATTTTTTCGTACATAAAGTAACTGCTCAGAAGAATAATAAGTACAAGACAACCGCTAAGACTAAACGATAGATAACATAAGGCCACATACCGAACGCATTAAGCCACTTAAGGAAGAAATGAATAGCTGTAATAGCGGTTAAAAAAGATACAATACCGCCAACTAAAAAACCTAACCAATCTACGGCTATAGACTCTGAAGCTATGGTTAATAACTTTACCAAAGCCGCCGCCGCCGTAATTGGAATGGCCATAAAAAATGAAAACTTTGAAGCTGATTCCCGATTTAGACCTAAAAACAACCCGGCGGTTATGGTTGCTCCAGAGCGAGAGGTTCCCGGAATAAGCGCTACAGCCTGAGCAAGACCAACAATAATAGCGTCTTTGAAACCAATATCCTGCAAAGTTCTGCTGCCCCGGGCGAATCTATCTCCAGCAGCCAAAAGTACAGCAAACACAACCGTAGTGGTTATGATAACGCCCACAGCCCTTAGTGCTGTGTCTATATAATCCAGTAACAGTATTCCGGCAATGCAGGCAGGTATAGTTCCGACAACAACAGCCCAACCTAATCGGCTTTGTCCAACATGCTGGCGTGCCGCAATAGAACGAAGTCCGTCAATAAAGAGTTCACTGACATCTTTGCGAAAATACAGAATTACGGCGAGTAAAGTACCGACATGAACAGCAAGATCAAAGCCTACACCCTGATCGTCCCAGCCGGTAAGTATAGGCATTAAAATTAAGTGAGCAGAGCTGGATATTGGAAGAAACTCGGTTATTCCCTGGATAATGCCCAGGATGATCGATTGTAAGAAATCCATTAAAAATGCTCGCCTTCATTCTGCTCAAATAGAAAGCGAGCATTATAGTCAGTTTCGTCCTTAGAACGAAAGTAACATTAAGCGATTAGGCGCCACATTTACCTTCTTCTGACTTTTCACCTTTTTTCTCAGAC encodes the following:
- a CDS encoding SprT family zinc-dependent metalloprotease; this translates as MSKESKSLYSAKLLINDIPVTVKSKRIKNMYLRVRAPSGDVEVSAPRQCSLNEIERWLFERHDWLIKQRERVAMQPSPPELQFVSGEEHKLWGKSHTLDVAVKKRGASVKCEGEQLQLVSLPHYNADQRKKIMDRWYREQITREVEALLDIWQPRMGAYSNSFGIRAMKTRWGSCNIRSKKIWLNLELVKKPAECLEYVLVHELTHLFERYHNVRFYALMDEFLPDWRERKKLTNQFI
- a CDS encoding VOC family protein, producing MQYLHTMVRVHDLEQSLNFYCDLLGLKEVSRKDVEKGRFTLVFLAAPDDIERAKKDQAPMLELTYNWDPQTYRGGRNFGHLAFRVENIYELCQKLMDNGVIINRPPRDGHMAFVRSPDNISIELLQKGDSLPPEEPWTSMENIGEW
- a CDS encoding ion transporter, whose product is MYEKIKKQLFQLKSNKAFEALVVAVIIISALEIGAKTYELPAFANSLTYGLDLFITLFFLIEISIRFIAEDNKKAFFKDGWNVFDTLVVIMSLIPINDSELALLARLVRIFRVLRMISIIPELRTLINSLLKALPQMGYVVLLMFIIFYIYAAVGSYLFADINPFLWDNIATSMLTLFRVMTFEDWTDIQYETMEVYGWSWIYYMTFIFLTAFAFLNMVIGIVINVMDKESRKIELTEDGLGEGFVDKEPTISDLQQEIRELKQLIVAQQDVERK
- a CDS encoding NADP-dependent isocitrate dehydrogenase, translating into MSTDKAKIIYTETDEAPRLATYSFLPFIEAFTKAAGVSVETRDISLAGRIISQFPEYLTEEQRQSDALAELGEMAKTAEANIIKLPNISASIPQMTACIKELQNQGYKLPDYPFDPQTDEEKDVRSRYDKVKGSAVNPVLREGNSDRRAPSAVKNYAKKHPHRMGEWSKDSKSHVAHMNEGDFYGSEKSVTSASEDTFKIVFESNGEQKVLKESVPVLAGEVVDAATMSKKQLQAFFEKETVAAKEQGVLLSLHLKATMMKVSDPIMFGHAVRVFYKDVLEKHADLMKEIEFDPSNGIGDLYSKLDKLTAEQRDAIEVDMNAVYAKQPELAMVNSHKGITNLHVPSDIIIDASMPAMIRDSGKMWDTNDSQQDAKAMIPDRSYAGVYQETIDFCRENGAFDPATMGTVPNVGLMAQKAEEYGSHDKTFEIPANGVVKVFNKAGDVVFEHKVEEGDIWRMCQVKDAPIRDWVKLAVNRSRLSGMPAVFWLDSNRAHDAQLIKKVEEYLKEHDTDGLDIQIMAPVEATRHTLQRVKEGKDTISVTGNVLRDYLTDLFPILELGTSAKMLSIVPLMNGGGLFETGAGGSAPKHVQQFVEENHLRWDSLGEFLALAASLEHLSRTFDNKRALVLADSLDLATAKFLEENKSPSRKVGEIDNRGSHFYLAMYWAEALANQNEDAELKERFSKLFEKLSGNEQAIINELNEIQGVKVDIGGYYQPNTDKVSAAMRPCSVLNETLGSL
- a CDS encoding undecaprenyl-diphosphate phosphatase, yielding MDFLQSIILGIIQGITEFLPISSSAHLILMPILTGWDDQGVGFDLAVHVGTLLAVILYFRKDVSELFIDGLRSIAARQHVGQSRLGWAVVVGTIPACIAGILLLDYIDTALRAVGVIITTTVVFAVLLAAGDRFARGSRTLQDIGFKDAIIVGLAQAVALIPGTSRSGATITAGLFLGLNRESASKFSFFMAIPITAAAALVKLLTIASESIAVDWLGFLVGGIVSFLTAITAIHFFLKWLNAFGMWPYVIYRLVLAVVLYLLFF